A portion of the Plodia interpunctella isolate USDA-ARS_2022_Savannah chromosome 4, ilPloInte3.2, whole genome shotgun sequence genome contains these proteins:
- the LOC128669575 gene encoding delta-sarcoglycan-like, giving the protein MALDSHSLGRGRQTPAARNHIVYTDHKGRKIPYADKITPEPILNNNARDTKADSIRNSYNSQFKVGIYGWRKKCLYILVMALMFMMIINLALTLWVLKVLDFNSEGMGQLRIVPGGLQLLGQALVLDSLFTSSIKSRRGQPIAVESSRNFTVSTRDAHGLLQSRLYLGHDRLEVNVGRLEVRDARGALLLGAGQDAVTVGADTLTVVSPAGVTLQNAAQTPLVKAPPSKPLVLESPTRSLEMHAAQNIALESRAGDISASCLTTFRLRSIAGSIRLDAPSIYMPKLKSALPLPPSTPHTHDPHHQNIYQLCACANGKLFLAPPHGACAAREESLICR; this is encoded by the exons ATGGCTCTCGACTCACACTCGCTCGGCAGAGGTCGCCAGACGCCCGCCGCGAGAAACCACATTGTCTACACCGATCATAAAGGCAGaaa AATACCATACGCCGACAAGATCACCCCGGAGCCAATCCTCAACAACAATGCGCGGGACACAAAGGCAGACTCGATCAGAAATAGTTATAATAGCCAATTCAAAGTTGGCATCTATGGCTGGAGGAAAAAATGCCTGTATATTCTTGTGATGGCGCTCATGTTTATGATGATCATCAACTTGGCGCTCACACTGTGGGTTTTGAAGGTCTTGGATTTTAATTCG gaaGGCATGGGTCAACTGCGGATCGTGCCCGGCGGGCTGCAACTCCTCGGCCAAGCTCTGGTCCTGGACTCGCTCTTCACCTCCAGCATCAAGTCGCGGAGGGGACAGCCCATCGCTGTGGAGTCTTCACGCAACTTCACCGTCTCCACCAGGGACGCCCATGGACTGCTGCAGAGTAGATTGTATTTAG GTCATGACCGCCTGGAAGTGAACGTGGGCAGACTAGAAGTGCGGGACGCCAGAGGAGCCCTGCTCCTGGGCGCGGGGCAGGACGCCGTGACGGTCGGTGCTGACACGCTCACGGTGGTCAGCCCTGCTGGCGTGACGCTGCAAAACGCTGCGCAGACGCCGCTTGTCAAAGCACCTCCTTCGAAGCCACTTGT cTTGGAGTCGCCTACGCGATCGCTGGAGATGCACGCTGCTCAGAATATCGCATTGGAATCACGAGCTGGCGATATAAGCGCAAGTTGCCTCACCACATTCCGTCTGCGATCCATTGCTGGTTCT ATACGTTTGGATGCTCCGAGCATATACATGCCGAAGTTAAAATCAGCATTGCCACTTCCTCCATCGACGCCTCACACGCATGATCCCCATCACCAAAACATTTACCAGTTATGTGCGTGCGCAAACGGGAAACTGTTTCTTGCGCCTCCTCACGGTGCTTGTGCAGCCAGGGAAGAGAGTCTTATCTGTCGATGA